From Candidatus Margulisiibacteriota bacterium:
GTACGATGACACTGAAAAATTTTTACCTTTAGCCGCGGCAGTTGAAATGATTCATGCCTATTCCTTAATTCATGATGATTTGCCTGCAATGGATGATGATGATTTCAGAAGAGGAAAGCTGTCTAACCATAAAGTTTATGGTGAAGATATCGCAATTTTAGCAGGAGATTTTCTTGTGACTAAAGCCTATGGAATAATCGCCGATGGACTTATGGGTAATGGCTTCGATGCTCAAAATGTTGTTAAAGTAGTTGGGTATTTGAGTAGCGCTTTAGGTTCCCAGGGTATGGTGGGCGGACAAGTTATGGATATAAAAAGCTCAAAGGATATCTGTTGTGATATTGGCAAGCTAAGAAAAATTCATGAACTTAAAACAGGAAGATTTATTAGGGCTTCATTTATTTGTCCTTTGATTTTATGCACTGGGAAAGATGACCTCCCCGGTGTTTTTTCGTTGGTAGAGTATGCTGATACACTTGGGTTAC
This genomic window contains:
- a CDS encoding polyprenyl synthetase family protein, which encodes MNIPPYFNQYKKMIEEYLMDALTNKDSDIDLIIESARYSVMAGGKRMRGAIVLAIGSLYDDTEKFLPLAAAVEMIHAYSLIHDDLPAMDDDDFRRGKLSNHKVYGEDIAILAGDFLVTKAYGIIADGLMGNGFDAQNVVKVVGYLSSALGSQGMVGGQVMDIKSSKDICCDIGKLRKIHELKTGRFIRASFICPLILCTGKDDLPGVFSLVEYADTLGLLFQVIDDILDETSDQETLGKPIGSDKDNNKATYVSLMGLAGAKKYAKNIYEEMIGSLDVLEERIKNVLMDFAKIVYKRNN